ACAGTTTTACCCTTGACACTGTACCGTCTGGATGGTCTAGTATTAAATCAGCAAGCTTGGGCTTTTTCAGGGAAGAATGCATATGGATCAGGATGCGCAAGCCTCAAATGCCCTGAAGCATCTAGCTCGGTTGAGCGATTTCATTTTTGCATTAGCAATGGCGCTAACCTTTTGGCAATTTGATTTGCCAGAGAATGCTGAAATGCTAGCAAAGGTGGAAATTAATCAGTTTTTGGTAGGTCAACTCAAGCCATTGGGTGCTTATCTGGTTACATTTGTGCTTGTAGCAATGTATTGGATTGCCCATACCCAACAGTTTTCCTACTACAAACGCACGAACGAGACACATTTATGGATTTATACGCTGTATCTGATGTGTCTGTTTCTTGTGCCTTATTCCAATGAGTTGTCGCTTGTCTTCCCAAGCAATTCCATCACCAAAATCTGTTTTGCAGTCAACATTTCGTTAATCGGGTTTCTCTCATTTGCTAGCTGGAACTATGCAACGTATCAGCATCACTTAGTCGACGA
Above is a genomic segment from Leptolyngbya sp. FACHB-261 containing:
- a CDS encoding TMEM175 family protein: MDQDAQASNALKHLARLSDFIFALAMALTFWQFDLPENAEMLAKVEINQFLVGQLKPLGAYLVTFVLVAMYWIAHTQQFSYYKRTNETHLWIYTLYLMCLFLVPYSNELSLVFPSNSITKICFAVNISLIGFLSFASWNYATYQHHLVDENLDAQTIATMKIKALIEPICAMVAIAIALFAPAWSDLAWLLFLPVYFTLKKLLVIPQEANQATRSSQ